DNA from Solidesulfovibrio fructosivorans JJ]:
GCCGCGCTCGGCCTGCAGCCGGCTCTGGCGCGGCAGATCGCAGCCGAACCCGGCGAAGACGGCCTTGGTCAGCCCGGAGCAATCGATGCCGGCCGGGGTGTCGCCGCCAAGCCGGTAGGGCGCGCCGAGATAGGGCTTGGCCAGGCTCATGATGCGCTCGCCGCGCTCGGACAGCGGCCCGAGATCCACCGGCAGCGCGGCGACCGGCCGGGGCGGCGTCGGTCCGCCGATGGCGTCTTTGTCCTTGAGCGCCCGCATCAGGGTCTCGTGGTCGGCCTTGCCCGTATAAAGCAGCTTGTAGTGGGCGTTTCGCTTGACCGGGCTCGTATGCAGCATGCCGCAATCGTCCTCGTAGCCGTAGACGGCCCGCCCCTTGTCCTTCGGACCGGCCACAGCCGGCGAGGCGGCCGTCGTCAAGCCGGCCAGGGCCAGGGAGCAAAGCAAAAGCCCCCGCACGAAACGCCCGCGCCCGCCAGACGGGGAAATACCCTGCCCATACACTTCGAATGCTCTACTTCTCATAAAAAACGGCATCGGGATCGCCGACCAGCCCCCTTCAGGCCGGACCGTCGTTATTCCCGCCATAGGTGATGCGGCGCACATCGCCGATACGGGTCGTCTTCACGCATTCACGGCGGAAGGCGCACAGTTCCTGGCCGCAGCGGTCGTGCACGCCCCAGGCGAAACACGGGGCGAAGCCTTCCTTTTTCTGGATGGCCCGCACGGCGTCGATGGTCGTGAGTCCCGTGACGTCGAGTCCCAGTTCCCGGGCCTTGGTCTTGATCTCGCGCACGTCGAGGCCCATGGGCCCGCAAAAGGCCTCCCGGCCGAGCCCGGCCTCGGGGGTGTCGAAAAGGCGCATGGAGACGGTCGTGCCGCCGCCTTCGGCCGGACGCACGTCGATTTCGCCGTTGTGCTCCGACACGGCCCGCCGGGCCAGGGTCAGGCCGATGCCCGCGCCCCGGGCCTTGGTGGTGAAAAACGGGTCGAACACGAAGGAAAGCAGATCGGGGCGCACGCCCGGGCCGTCGTCGGTCACGGCCAAAAGGACGCTGTCGTCGCGCCGGGCCAGGGTGATGGCGGCGCGCACGGTGTCGCGGCCGGAAAATTCCAGGGCGTTGAGCAGGATTTCATGCAGCGCCTGCCCGAGCAGGCTGCCGTCGGCCACGATCTCGACATCCTCCAGGGACAAGGAGCACTCGAAGCGCTTGTGCAGGGACTCGGCCGCCTGTTCGGCCCTTGCCGTGGCCTCCTCCACCAACCCGGCCAGCGGCAAGGCGGTCAGGCGCGGATGGGGCAGCGACGACAGCCGCACCACCGCCGCCACCAGTTCCTCGAGGCGTCTGGCCTCCTGAAAGATGATGTCGGGATATTCCGTCGGCAGATGCCGCTCCTTGTGCTCGCGCAAGAGCTTCAGGGAGAAGCCGCCTATTGCCGCGGCCGGATTGCGGATCTGGTGGGCCACGGACAAGGCCAGGTTGTTGAGGCTTTCGATCATGTCGTATTGCAGGCGGTTTTTCTCCCGCAATATGGCCGTCTCGCGTTCCCGGCTCCGGTAAAGCGCCGTGACGTCGTCAAGCAGAAAGGTCACGCCGGCCCGCTTGCCGCCGTTTTCGGCGCAGGAAGCGGTCATGGAAAAACGGCGCGGCTGCCCGTCCGGACATTGGTAATCCGTGAGGCAATGGCGGAAGGCCCGGCCCTTTTCCACGGCGTCGACGACGTTGCGGTTGAATTGTTCGTTGGCCGACTCGGGGCGGATGAGCGTGCGCCAGTTCTTGCCTTCCAGGCTCTCCGCCGGAATGCCGAGCAGCACGCCCGCCGAAGGGCTGGCCACCATCACGTCTCCCTTCGGGTCGATGACGATGAGGCCCACGGGCAGAAATTTAATGACGTTTTGGACGAGTATCTGTCTGACGCTTGGCATGGCACGACCTGGCCGTAAAAGGCCTTCGGGATATCTCTCCATAGGCCGGGCGGGCCCGGTTGACAAGCCCGCCCGGGGGGGGGAGGATTCCTTCCCTGTTCCGCCGCGATGCCGCCCGCGTCGGGGACGGGTTCGCGGCGTCAGGGCTTTTGGGTCGCGGCCGCCTTGGGGTTCTTGGCCACGGCCACATATTCTTCAAGGATATCGAGCGGCACAGCTCCACGCACCGCCGCGCCGTTGATCAGGAAGATGGGGGTGCCGGCAAAGCCGAAGCCCCGGGCTTCCTTCACGTCGGCCTTGATGCGCTCGGCAAGGTCCTTGCGGGTCAGGTCCTTGGCCAGCCGGTTCATGTCCACGCCGAGTTCCTTGGCCATGGCCGAAAGGGCTTCGTCACCTTTGTTGGCCACGGCTTCCTGGTCGGCGAAGGCCTTGTCCATGAAGGCCCAGGCCTTCTTCGGGTCCTGGAGGTTGATGGCCTCGAAGTAGAGGGCGGCCCGGGCGTCGTTTTTCCCGGTGGCGAAGTGCTTGAAGACGAGGCGCACGTCGTCCGGATGCTTTTTGAGCAGGGCCTTGACCGTGCCGTTGGCCTGGGCGCAGAAATGGCACAGGAAATCGGAATATTCGACGATGGTCACCGGAGCGTTGGCCGGTCCGAGGGAGGCGCGGCCGGGCTCCAGCGCGGGTTTCAGCGGTTTGGCCAGCTCGGCGGCGAAACGGGCGCGCTCGAGATCGCGTTGCCGGGCCCTGGCCGTATTTTCGATCACTTCCAGCACGGCCGGTCCTTGGGCCTTGATGGCCTCCAGGACGATCTCGGGGTGCTCCCTTAGCACCTTGCGCACCCGGTCCACATCGTCATCGGCCCGTGCGGGCGCGGCCACGCAGGCAACCAGGGCGGCCGCAAGCAGCCAGTTCCATTTTCGCATGTGTCCTCCAATAGAGCTTCAAAAGGCTATGGCAACTGTCGCCGTCAGATAGATCGTTTTGGCGCGGCTGTCATCTCTTGCCCATCGACGCGGGGGGCGAGGCGTGGTAGACTCATACCATGGAATATTTGGTTCTCATGGCGGCCATCGTCATCGGCGTTGTCGGGTTTTGTCTGACCGGGGACAAGGCGAGCCCGGGGGGAACATGATTGCCCGAAACCTGCCGCCGGGGGCGGCGGGAAATCAAGGAACTCTCCCCGGCCCGAAACGCCGGGTCGGACAAAAACGGATCATAAGCCGGGCCGGGCTGGCCACGGCGCTTGCCGTGCTTGCGGCCCTGTTCGTGACCGCCGCCTGTTCCCGACCGCCGGCCGACGACGCCGCGCGCAAGGCCCGCGTCTACGAACTGTTCGCCCAGTACAAAAAGGATTTTCCGAACGCCCCGGAAGTGTCGGCCGAGGACGCCGTGTCGCTGTGGCGACAGGGCAAGCTCCTGCCCATCGACGTACGCGAGCCGACCGAGCGGGCCGTGTCCACCCTGCCCGGAGCCGTCACGGCCGAGGAGTACCTGGCCGATCCCGGTCGCTTTGGCGACAAACGGCCGGTGGCCTACTGCACCATCGGCTACCGCAGCGGCCAATGGGCCGAGGCCAAGGCCAGGGAGGGCCTTCCCGTGGCCAACATGGCCGCCGGCCTGCTCGGCTGGCTGCACGCCGGCGGCACGCTGGTCGACGCCAAGGGCGAGCCGACCAAGACGGTCAACGTCTACGGCCGCACCTGGGACCTTGCGCCCAAGGGCTATATCGGGGTCTGGTGAGGCGGCCGGCCATAGTAGCGCCGGAAGTGGCGCACGCCCGTCGGATCGCCAAGCCCCAGACGACGCCCCAGGAGATAGCCGATAAAAAGCGTGAGCACCCGGACCAGGTTGGGACCAAATCCCCGGCCGGCCCACCGTCTGGCCGAAACCGTTAGCCCGCCGCCGAGGGAGGCCGTCTCGCCGGCCTCGCGCAGCTTGAGCGCCAGTTCCACATCCTCCATGAGCGCCATGTCCGGAAAGCCGCCCACGGCATCGAGGGCCTCGCGCCGGAAAAATTGCCCCTGATCGCCAAAGCTTATGCCCGTGGCCCGGGCGCGCAGGGCGTTTAAGGCGGCAATGCCCCAAAGCCCGAAGCCGCCGCCGGAAAAATCCATGCCCACCGCCCCGCCCGAAAGGCGCGGGTCCCGGTTGAGGGCGAAAAGCACCCGCTCCGGCACGTCCGGCCGGCACACCGCGTCGGCGTGAACCACCAGCACGGCCTCGCCGGGGCAAACAGCCACGGCGGCCGCGATCTGTCCCCCCCGGCCGCCCATCGCCGCGACCACCCGCGCCCCGTGGGCGGCGGCCACTGCGGCCGTGGCGTCGCTCGAACCGCCGTCGGCCACCACCACCCCGGCGATGGTTCCCGCGGCACGCCCCGGAGCCAGGGACGTCAGGCAGGCCCCGAGCCGATCGGCCTCGTTTCTGGCCGGAATCACCACCCAACACCGCGCAACCGGCGCGAAAGGCCTGTCGGCGACCAGAAGCAGCGGGCGTCGCCAGCCAAGGACCGTCAAAGCGACAAACGGCAGCCAGACGGCCGCCATGGCCCAGCCCTCGCCGCCAAGTCCGCCGGCCCGCAGCCAGGAAGGCGTGGTCACCAGGCATTGGCCGGCCAAAAGCCACCAGTACGCCCAGCCCGGCCGGGCCGAAAAAAGCGGCACGACCGGCAGAAAGTACCAGGGATAGAGCGTTGGCAGGCAGGCGAGCCCGACGGTCAGCCCGGCGATGGGGCCGCGCCTGTCGTCCTGGAGGGAGAGCCACAGCACGGCCAGGGTCGCCGCGCCAAGGAACAGGGACGCCCACGGCGCAAGCCCCCCCAAAAGTGGTCGCAGCCCGGCCGCGACCGGCCCGCCATGGGCGATGTAGCCGGCGAAGGCGGCCAGGGAGGTGAAGTAATGGCCCCCGGCCGAGGCATACACCATGAAAAAAGCCAGAGGGAGCAATGCCGCCCAGGCCTGGCGGGCGTTGCTTCGATGCAAAAAGAAGGGAATGAGAAGCGCGGCCGGGTATTTCACCATGGCCGCCGCGCCAAGCAGGAAAAAGCCCGCGCGGTCCCGCCTGGACGCGAATGCGCCCATGGCCAGGGCCACGCCAAGGGCCGCGACCGCGTCGCAGTGCCCCTCCCCGGCCGCCATGGCCAGCGAGAGCGGATTGGCCACGCACAAAAGCAAAAGCGCTGCCGGACGTCCCGTGCGCCACACCCAGACGGCCACGGCCAGGCATACCCCCCAGTCCGCCAGAGCGGCCGCTGTCTGAAATGCGACCCGGGTGGGGGAAATCGCGGCCACCAGCCGGCAATAAAGTTCGGCCAGGGGCGGATAGGCGGCAGAAAGCTCCGGGTGGTTGACCCGGGCCAACACCGGGCGCAGGGCTTCGGGCAAAAGCCGCGCCGCTCCCGGGTCGCCCGGAGCCAGCAAATAGGGATTGCCGCCCACCGTCTGGAGCGCGCCTTCGACGATGTAGCGGTTGACGTCGGAATCGGCCGGCCAAGCCCACACGAAGGCGAACCGCAACACCAGCCCCAACGTGAGCAGGGCAAACGTTGCCCTGCCCCGCCCCATCGCCGGAAACCGGACCGCCGTCCAGGCCAGACCGCCAAAGGACGCCAGCCACCAGAAGGCATACCACCCACGCCCCGCTTCGAGCCTCCCGCAAAGCGCCAACCCGGCCAGCGCGCAAAGCAAAAGGACAACGGGCGTCGCTTCCCTTGATCGCCAGCATCGCGTGGCCGCTTCCCCGGGCTCCTTCGAGCACAAATCAGCGGGCCTGACGCAAGACATGGTCATCGGCCGTTGAGCGACCAATCGTACGGGTCATAGACCAGTTCATGGCGGGGCGCGGCATCCATCTCCCGGGCCAGGGCCGGATCGGCGAAACGGCGGATGAACGTCCACACCCCGGTCGCGCCGCCGAAATCCTCGCCGTACCAGTCGAAGATGCGGCTGACATGGAGCGCGCCATCCTTGAAAAAGGTGTTCTTCGGGTTGTTGATGAAGGCCTTGGTCGCGGCGTCGAGCTGGGCGTCAAGCGTCTCACCGCGATACGGCGCGTCGGCCAGGGGCGGACAGCTTTTGGAGGCGCAATTGACGGCGAAATGCACGCGCGGGTCATGGAAACGCGACCGCAGGATGCCGTGCTCGATGTCGTCGAGACTCACCACCCCGTCCCGCAGACGCACAAATGACCGTTTCCACGGCGAACGAAAAAAACTCCCCGCCTCCTTGATGGAACGAATGCCCGGGTAATGCTCCAGGATCAGCTTCAGGGTCCAGGCGTTATAGACATTAATATAATAGGCGAATTGCGCCTGGGGCGAGAGCGCGGCCGGATCGACCCGGGACATGGCCTCCAAGGCCGCGTCGAGTCGCGCCTCATCTGTTTTCAGCCCGGCATAATCCACGCGCCCGTCCGCGACATGACGCATCAAAAGCCCACCATAGCCCGCATCGTCGCCGGCGGCGGCCAGGGCGGATACGGCGACCGCCAGCAGCAGCGATGCCGCCACGATCAAGAGGAAGCGTTTTTTCATAACAGGAGCCCGGAAGTTTCGTCATTTCCGTTTCCCTAAGCCTGCCACAGGCACTTTCCTATTGTCACCAGGCAGAGGGATTGTTTTTTGCGGAATCCCATTGAACCTGGCGGAAAAAAGTCCCATAGTAAAAATACCGTGAAGTGTTCGACATTCGTTGTTCGATATTTGGCGACAATACAAGCCGTTATTATTTATAAATAAATAATAAGAAATAGATTATGCCAACGCATGCCCATCCACCGAGGCGTCCATGTAACGGTCGACGCGCTTTGCCCGAAGCGCCCTTGCCGGCCCCATGCCTGGATATGAGGGTCGAAGACGCGCCGAACACGCCTTCGGACGCAAAAACCGCCCCCACCGGGACGACATGGCCCACCGGCGGCCCCTGGAAGGTGCTCGTGGTCGACGATTCCAGCGTCAACCGGCAGATCGTGCGGCTATATCTGGAAGAAGCGCCCATTGTCCTGGAAGAGGCCCAAAACGGCCGGGAGGCCTTGGAGCGGTTTGTCGCCGGGGCCTACGACTGCGTCATCATGGACAATATCATGCCGGTCATGGATGGTCTGGAGGCCACGCGCCGCATCCGCGCCTACGAGGTAGTGCACGGCCTGCCCCCGACCCCCATCGTGGGGATCTCGGGCAAGGCCCAAACCGCGGACGAGACCGCCTGCCTGGACGCCGGCTATACCTTGTACCTACGCAAACCCGTGCGCAAGGCGATGCTGCTCGCCGCCCTGACCGGACTTTTTGCCCAAGGAGCCTCTTCGTGACGCCCCTCGAAAAGAGGCTGGGGGAACCCTTTCCGCGGAAAACTTCTCCCCCCAGGCCCCCCTTCCAACGACTCTGTATAACGCTGTATTGCTACCGAACGAACAGGAATCGACGGGTATTTGGATAAACCTGGTCCATCTATTCCAGTTCCAGACAAAGCGCCTGGCCCAACCCCCCATGGCGCAAGGGGCGCCAGGGCACGCCCGGCGTGGCCACGGTCCGTTCGAGCAGCTTTCCGCTGACACCGATCCAGGCCGCCGCGTTGCGTTTGAGGCGTCTGCCGGCGCAGTCGAGCAGGATGCGCTCCACGCTGTAGGCAATGGGCTCGCCGTCGCCGTGCTCGGCGGCCAGTTCCCGGCCTTCGTCCTCGGAAAAGACCCGCTTCACTCGAACACGCACGGTGTTCCCGGACACCCGCACGGAATGACGGTCATAATATAGTTCCACGGACTGGTCGTCGTGCGCGCTCAAAAAGACCCAATCCGTGGCCAGGGCCGGACTGGCCACCGCCACGGCAAAAGCCATGAAAAGGCAGGTCCGCATCACGCCGCCTCCCGATAATGTCGTGCCATTTCCCATGGTTTCCGTGTAGCACCGGCGTGACGCGGACACAAGCCGCCGACCGGAAAGATCACCGGAATGGGCCGCCGATTCCCCCAATTGCTTTGACGCGCGGCGGAAACGGTCTTATGGGATTTCGGGGAGTCGGACAGGTCGTCGTCGCGGGCCTTTTGGCCCGGGGAGGAAAGTCCGGGCTCCGCAGGGCGGGACGCTGGGTAACCCCCAGCGGGAGCGATCCCGGGAGAGCGCCACAGAAAGCAAACCGCCGGCGCTTGCGCCGGTAAGGGTGAAACGGTGGGGTAAGAGCCCACCAGTTGCCGCGGTGACGCGGCAAGCTCGGCAAGCCCCGTTCGGAGCAAAACCAAATAGGAGGGCGTCAAGGCTGGCCCGGCCGTGCCCTCGGGTAGGTTGCTTGAGGCCGCGGGCAATCGCGGTCCTAGAGGAATGACGACCGCCCCGGAATCTCCGGGGAACAGAACCCGGCTTATCGGCCGGCTCCCCCTTTTTTCCACCTTCTACCTGATTATCGAGGATACCCCGTGTCCGTTTGGACCGTTCTGCTCGCCGCCGGTTCGGGAACCCGGCTCGCCGAAGCCTCGGGCGGCGTCAAAAAACAGTTTCTGCGCCTTGGCGGCAAGCCGCTGTACTGGCGGTCGCTTTCCACCTTTGCCCGCTGCCCGGACATTGCCGGCGTGATGGTGGTGTTTCCGCCGGCCGATCTGGACGCAGCCCGAAAGGCGTTGGCCGGACTGCTCGCCGCCCATGATCCGGGCGTGGCGGTTCTCACCACGGCCGGAGGCGTTCGCCGGCAGGATTCGGTCCAAAACGGCCTTGCCGCGCTGCCCTCAGACTGCCGCTTCGTGCTCGTCCACGACGCGGCGCGGCCCTTTGTCGATCCCGCGCTTGTCGGCCGGGTCATAACCGCCCTTCGCGAGGGACACGAGGCCGTCATTCCGGTGCTGCCCGTCACGGACACCATCAAGGAAGTGCGCGAAGAAACGGTGCTGGCCACCTTTGACCGCAGCCGGCTGGCCGCCGTGCAGACCCCGCAAGGCTTTGACGCGGCCCTTTTGCGCCAGGCCTTCGCCCACGCCGGCGAGGAGTTCACCGTCACCGACGACGCAAGCCTCGTCGAGCACCTCGGCCGTCCCGTCCACACCGTGCCCGGCCACCCGGACAACCGGAAAATCACCAATCCCGAGGATCTGGCCTTGCTCGAAGACGCCACTCCGTCGCCCGTGCCCGTGGTCGGCTACGGCTACGACGTGCACCGCTACGCCAACCCGGCCCATCCCGGCAAACAGCCGGCCCGGCCCATGAAGCTCGGCGGCTATCCCATCCTCGGCGCGCCCGAGGTGCTGGCCCATTCCGACGGCGACGTGCTGCTGCACGCGCTGACCGACGCCATTCTCGGCTGCGTGGCCGGCGGCGACATCGGCCAGCTTTTTCCGGACAGCAATCCCGACTTCGACAACATGGCCTCGGGGGTGTTCGTCAGCGAGGCGCTGCTCCTGGCGCGCGAAGCGGGGCTGACCATCACCCACGTGGACCTGACCATCATCGCCCAGGTTCCACGCATCGGCCCCCACGCCCAGGCCATCCGCCTGAACGTGGCGGCGCTTCTTAGCCTCGACAAATCCCGCGTGAACCTGAAAGCCACGACCGAGGAAGGACTGGGATTTACCGGCGAGAAAAAAGGCATCAAGGCCATCGCCCTGGTCACGGGCTGGAAGCGCAGTTAAAGGGTGTGGGAAAAGGCCTGCCGTTTTTTTGGGGGAAGGTTCTCCCCAGGCCGGCAGTACACTCCAAGGAGACACCTTCCTTTTGATCGCCCATACGCCAACACCGCCGTATTATGCGGTCATCTTCACCTCGATCCGCACAGAGGGCGATAACGGGTATGCCGCCATGGCGGACAGAATGCTTGCCCTGGCGGCCGGCCAACCCGGCTATCTCGGCGTGGAATCGGCAAGGGATGCTGTGGGGATCACGGTTTCCTATTGGTCGGATCTCGAATCCATCACTCGATGGAAGCAAAATCTTCACCACCAAAATGCGCAGCGGCTTGGCCGGGAGAAATGGTATACGGCATTCCAAACGCGGGTGGTCAAAGTGGAGCGGGACAGCGGCATGAAGGAGCCGGAAAGCGGAACCTGATTGCAACGTCGCGGCAGCCCACAAACTCTATCTTTTCCCCTCAAGTATAGAACATATCTCGCATAAGGCGCTCCGGCAAAGGGCTCCAAATCCCTGTCCTTCACGAATCCCATGCGTAAATAGAGCGGCAATGCGACGGTCATGATCGGACTGGTATGCAGGCCGATGCACGCGGAACCGTCCTGCTTGGCCCGCGCAATGCAAGCCTCCATGAGACGCCTTCCGATCCCCATGTTCCGATAGGCCGGTCGGGTCACCAACATGCGAATGGAAGGCCATCCTTCCGGAAAAACGACAGGGTCAGAGGCATTGGGCGGCAGGTAGGCCACAACGCCCAAAATGGTTTCGGAATTTCTGGCAACGATCAACCGCCCGTTTTCGGACAGCTTTGACATGCCACCAATGGCCAGAAGGAGGCTTTCCCATTTTTCGGGAGCGTAACCGCTTTTGAGAACCTGCCAGCCCTCCACGGCCAGTGCGTCGATCGCCGGGTGGTCCTGGGCTTTCGCGTCCGTTATTTCGTAATGCATTCCCTGGGCTCTCCGGACAGGCTGCCGCCCGGACAGCGATTAGCCGCCTTCCGGGCACACTATTATGGTTTCAGGAAGGGACGCACGCAAGCCGGGAGGACAAAGGTTTCCCTCCCGCGCTTTGCCCGCGAAACAGCTTACCGTGCGGCTTCCACGCGGAGGAGCCGTGGGCCGTGGTAGGTTCCGTCCGGGCCGAAATCGAGGGACAGCAGGGCCTGGCCGAGCACGGCGCAGGCGTGGCAGCCGTTTAAGAGCGGATAGGTGAAGACGAAGCCCTGGCCGCCGCCGGGCGGGGTGTCCACGGCGCTCGGGCCTTCGCCGGTCGGCCAGAACATGAGTTCGGGATGGGCCTTTTGCAAGGCGGCGTAAGTCGGGTCGGCGGCAAGCGGCAGGTCGGCAGGCTCGATTTCGCTCGAAACGAGCGTCGGCGAACCGTTGACCAGGTAGGTCACGGCGTTGGTGTTGGCCCGCAACGGAAAAACCATCACCGCCACGTCCACTCGTCCCATTTCCTGAAAAGTTTCCATGTAGCCCTCGCCGTCGAGCATTTTGTTTACGGCCAGGGCTTCCGGCGTCGCGCCGGTCTGACGCATGATGCGGGCCAGGCAGTCGGTTGCGTCCTGCGCCTTTTGCAGACAGTCGGTCCAGGCGGCCTCGGGCAGCTTCCAGACGCCCTTCGGGCCGATGGTTTCCGCATCGCCGGCCAGGGCGATGCCTTGGCCCAAAAGCGTCCAGACGACCAGCCACACGATAATGCGACCATGCTTGGGTCCCATGGGGTCTCCTTTTCCAACTTCCTACCGACATAGGGAGAATCGGGAGACTTCGCAAGCGGGGCGGCGCATCGGCGTCCAAGCGCCGTTGCGGCCGGTAGCGCCGGGCGTTAGGTTTTTTTTGACCGCCCGTTCAGGAATGCAAGGAGCCCCATGCACGAAAAAACACTCGCCGCGAAGCCCCGGCCCGCTTTTGGCCGGGCGATCGGCATCGATTATTCCGGGGCCGCCACGGCGGAAACGGGGTTGGCGGGATTGCGCGTCTACACGGCGCAAGGGACCGCTCCGCCGACCGAGGCGCATACGCCGGAGTATGGCCGGAAGCATTGGTCGCGCCGGGAGCTGGCCGTCTGGCTCACGCAACGTCTTGGCGAGGATGTCCCGACCATTGTCGGCATCGACCACGGGTTTTCCTTTCCCCTGCCCTACTTCGAGCGATACGGCTCGCCGCGCGATTGGCCGGCTTTTCTGGATGATTTCCAGGCATTCTGGCCGACCGACGCGCCTTCGGTCACCGTGCAGCAGATCCGCGACGGCGCATATGGCAAGGAAGGGACGCGACCGGGCAACGCCCGCTGGCGGCGTCTGTCCGAGATCCGCACGGGCCGGGCCAAGTCGGTGTTTCATTTCGATGTGCCGGGATCGGTGGCCAAGTCCACCCACGCCGGCCTGCCCTGGCTGCGATTTCTGCGGCGCGAGCTTGGCGACCGGGTGCATTTCTGGCCGTTTGACGGCTGGGATTTTCCGAGCGGGAAATCGGTCGTGGCCGAATGCTATCCCGCCTTGTGGAGCCGGAGCTTTCCGAGGGAAGGCCGCACCCAGGACCAGCAGGACGCGTACAGTCTGGCGGCATGGTTGCGCCGGGCTGATGCCGACGGCGCTTTGGCGGCGTGTTGCCGCCCCGCGCTGACCGCTTCGGAGCGGGCGACGGCGGCCATCGAGGGCTGGATTCTGGGAGTCGCCTAAGCGGCATGCCTCTCCCCCGCCCGAGACGCGGCGAGGTTTGTCACCGCCTCCCGTTCGGGGGGAGGACTGGCCGCCATAATCATTGGAGACCTTGAAATCGTGGTTTCAATCCACGCCCCCGCGTGGGGGGGGGGGCGACTGTCGGTCCCGATACCCGGACAACACGGGGTTCTCCCCCGCATCTCCGCGAACCGACGTCAAAATGTATCCCTATCTTCCCTTGGCAAAGAACTCTCACCAAACAATCTACCGAAATCATTCCCCTCCGCAACCGTGCGAACCTCCCCGGCAATCCCTCCCCACTTGGGGTTCGCACAGCCAACCGCATCATACAGTCACGAGCAAGGCCACGTCCACGCCGACCATGCGCGCACAGCCGCATCGTGATCCCCCCATCCCCAGCCGATCGGCCGCCCTGCCAGCCCCTCTCCCCTTGGCCAGATGTACGCCACGCAAAATACGCAATATGCCGGCAATACGCGACATCACCATTCCAGTAACAACCGTGACCCTATATGACGTCACTAAAAATCTTTCTCGCGTGACAATATTGCACTTTTGTCAAATCATGTTGTACTCCACGCAACAGTCTCATTTTCCCTTTTATTTTTACAAAACTGAATTACGATTATCAGGTACCAAATAACATGTCTGCAAATGTAAGCGACATTCTCGACTTCACTGTTCAACATTTTTTGCGGCAATACCCCGATGGACGCCATCTGCTGGAGCTGGCCGGACTGACGCAAGAACCTTCCCACGAACAAAATGACCCCTTGTCCGCGTATCTCACTCTGGGAAGTCTGCTGCGCCACCGCGGCCTTGATCCGCGGGCGTTTCTGGAACTGGTGGCGGCCCGGCACGAGATGGCGGAAACGACGGGCAGACCGCTTTGGGTGGAGGCAAACGTCCCCTGCGCCCTGAAAGCGCCGCTGGAAATCGCCCTGAAACAGGCCGGCGAAATCCAGGGACGTGGGACACCCCCCGAAGCCCGGATCACGGTGCAATCCGAAAACGAGTCGTCCATCAGCAATCAAGGC
Protein-coding regions in this window:
- a CDS encoding C40 family peptidase — encoded protein: MRSRAFEVYGQGISPSGGRGRFVRGLLLCSLALAGLTTAASPAVAGPKDKGRAVYGYEDDCGMLHTSPVKRNAHYKLLYTGKADHETLMRALKDKDAIGGPTPPRPVAALPVDLGPLSERGERIMSLAKPYLGAPYRLGGDTPAGIDCSGLTKAVFAGFGCDLPRQSRLQAERGKPVAPGELEAGDLLFFAPDRSAGISHVGIYLGGGRMLHSSPRRGGVGVDRLPGTDYARWFVGARRLARVETAAVTRAGR
- a CDS encoding sensor histidine kinase produces the protein MPSVRQILVQNVIKFLPVGLIVIDPKGDVMVASPSAGVLLGIPAESLEGKNWRTLIRPESANEQFNRNVVDAVEKGRAFRHCLTDYQCPDGQPRRFSMTASCAENGGKRAGVTFLLDDVTALYRSRERETAILREKNRLQYDMIESLNNLALSVAHQIRNPAAAIGGFSLKLLREHKERHLPTEYPDIIFQEARRLEELVAAVVRLSSLPHPRLTALPLAGLVEEATARAEQAAESLHKRFECSLSLEDVEIVADGSLLGQALHEILLNALEFSGRDTVRAAITLARRDDSVLLAVTDDGPGVRPDLLSFVFDPFFTTKARGAGIGLTLARRAVSEHNGEIDVRPAEGGGTTVSMRLFDTPEAGLGREAFCGPMGLDVREIKTKARELGLDVTGLTTIDAVRAIQKKEGFAPCFAWGVHDRCGQELCAFRRECVKTTRIGDVRRITYGGNNDGPA
- a CDS encoding DsbA family protein encodes the protein MRKWNWLLAAALVACVAAPARADDDVDRVRKVLREHPEIVLEAIKAQGPAVLEVIENTARARQRDLERARFAAELAKPLKPALEPGRASLGPANAPVTIVEYSDFLCHFCAQANGTVKALLKKHPDDVRLVFKHFATGKNDARAALYFEAINLQDPKKAWAFMDKAFADQEAVANKGDEALSAMAKELGVDMNRLAKDLTRKDLAERIKADVKEARGFGFAGTPIFLINGAAVRGAVPLDILEEYVAVAKNPKAAATQKP
- a CDS encoding rhodanese-like domain-containing protein, which gives rise to MIARNLPPGAAGNQGTLPGPKRRVGQKRIISRAGLATALAVLAALFVTAACSRPPADDAARKARVYELFAQYKKDFPNAPEVSAEDAVSLWRQGKLLPIDVREPTERAVSTLPGAVTAEEYLADPGRFGDKRPVAYCTIGYRSGQWAEAKAREGLPVANMAAGLLGWLHAGGTLVDAKGEPTKTVNVYGRTWDLAPKGYIGVW
- a CDS encoding glycosyltransferase → MLCALAGLALCGRLEAGRGWYAFWWLASFGGLAWTAVRFPAMGRGRATFALLTLGLVLRFAFVWAWPADSDVNRYIVEGALQTVGGNPYLLAPGDPGAARLLPEALRPVLARVNHPELSAAYPPLAELYCRLVAAISPTRVAFQTAAALADWGVCLAVAVWVWRTGRPAALLLLCVANPLSLAMAAGEGHCDAVAALGVALAMGAFASRRDRAGFFLLGAAAMVKYPAALLIPFFLHRSNARQAWAALLPLAFFMVYASAGGHYFTSLAAFAGYIAHGGPVAAGLRPLLGGLAPWASLFLGAATLAVLWLSLQDDRRGPIAGLTVGLACLPTLYPWYFLPVVPLFSARPGWAYWWLLAGQCLVTTPSWLRAGGLGGEGWAMAAVWLPFVALTVLGWRRPLLLVADRPFAPVARCWVVIPARNEADRLGACLTSLAPGRAAGTIAGVVVADGGSSDATAAVAAAHGARVVAAMGGRGGQIAAAVAVCPGEAVLVVHADAVCRPDVPERVLFALNRDPRLSGGAVGMDFSGGGFGLWGIAALNALRARATGISFGDQGQFFRREALDAVGGFPDMALMEDVELALKLREAGETASLGGGLTVSARRWAGRGFGPNLVRVLTLFIGYLLGRRLGLGDPTGVRHFRRYYGRPPHQTPI
- a CDS encoding DUF547 domain-containing protein: MKKRFLLIVAASLLLAVAVSALAAAGDDAGYGGLLMRHVADGRVDYAGLKTDEARLDAALEAMSRVDPAALSPQAQFAYYINVYNAWTLKLILEHYPGIRSIKEAGSFFRSPWKRSFVRLRDGVVSLDDIEHGILRSRFHDPRVHFAVNCASKSCPPLADAPYRGETLDAQLDAATKAFINNPKNTFFKDGALHVSRIFDWYGEDFGGATGVWTFIRRFADPALAREMDAAPRHELVYDPYDWSLNGR
- a CDS encoding response regulator, with protein sequence MRVEDAPNTPSDAKTAPTGTTWPTGGPWKVLVVDDSSVNRQIVRLYLEEAPIVLEEAQNGREALERFVAGAYDCVIMDNIMPVMDGLEATRRIRAYEVVHGLPPTPIVGISGKAQTADETACLDAGYTLYLRKPVRKAMLLAALTGLFAQGASS
- a CDS encoding surface-adhesin E family protein — translated: MRTCLFMAFAVAVASPALATDWVFLSAHDDQSVELYYDRHSVRVSGNTVRVRVKRVFSEDEGRELAAEHGDGEPIAYSVERILLDCAGRRLKRNAAAWIGVSGKLLERTVATPGVPWRPLRHGGLGQALCLELE